The sequence below is a genomic window from Draconibacterium halophilum.
GAACTGGCCAGTGCACTCTGATCGGCAATTAGTCCAACCACAACCGGTCCTTTCTTTGCAAAATACTGAAAGGTTACTTTTGCAGCACGCCCCATTTGCACAGCTTCGCCACCCCATTTTTCGCGCGCATTTTGCAGAAACCCGTCCATCGCTTCGTTGTCGCGCATTTTGTTGTACACCATTAAAAGTCGACATCTTAATTCCTGCTGCAAAGCACTCGACCATTCCCAGTTATTGTAATGAAAAGCCAGTAAAATGGCCCCATTTCGCTTTTCGGCTAGTTCATTTAACTTCTCAGTCCCCGAAAATTGCACACGCTGCTTCAACTGTTCTTCCGACAAATGATAAAGCTTTATACTCTCTAACGACACATCGCAGAAATAGCGGTAAAATCTATTGCGAAGAAGAAATATTTCCTTTTTACTTTTCTCCGGAAATGCGTGTTTTAGGTTATCAGTAATTACTTCGTTGCGGTACTTTATCACACCTTTTATAAAAAAATAAAACACATCCGAAAACAAATACAAAAAGCCAAAAGGAAGCATGGCAATTGCTTTAAGTAACAAAACAACAGCCCATTTCCCGGGATGCTTAAATAGATCTGATGATTTTCGATTTTGTTTTTTCTTCTTGCTCATTGCGTGTACTGCAAGCCCTGTTAAAATAGCTTAAAAAGCCGTTTCAAAACTACACTTTTATACCAATACTACAATAAAGAAAATTCTTAAAGTTGACTATCCCCGTGGCAAAGCCAAGGGGAATTATTAGATTAATAATAAGCCTTATTATTTCGTTCTTTTAAGCTTATACTTCGTTTAAAAATATCGCCAGAACCTGGCTATGCCACAATTTTTCGCCTTGTCTAAGCTCAAAATATTCAAAACAATTTAAGACTGATTTAAAAATAGAATTGGTATGCTTACTTTCGCTAAAAATATTTCTATATTCGGTTAATGAAAACAGCAAACATGAAACGAGTATGTAAGTTATTCGCCACTAAGAATATGACTAAAATTATGCGAGTTACATACTATACCTCTGAAAACAAACAATTTTAATAGTATGAAAACAACACTAGCACTAATTTTTCTTTTGACAGGTATTAATACAATCGCACAAAATACATTTATCGCGCACCGCGGAGCCTCTTATCTGGCACCCGAAAATACAGTGGCCTCAGCCAAACTGGCCTGGGAACTGGGTGCCGATGCCGTAGAAGTTGATGTTCATTTATCGAAAGATAACCGCGTAATGGTTATTCACGACAAAGATACAAAGAGAACGTGCGGCGGTAAGACAAATCTAACCATTGCCAAAACACCATCGACTTTATTGCGCGATCTGGATGCCGGCAGTTGGAAAGGTGAAGAATTTAAAGGTGAAAAGTTACCCTTCCTTTCAGAAATTATTGAAACCGTTCCTGAAGGCAAAACACTGGTTGTTGAAATTAAAGCCGGAGGCGATGAAATAATCCCTGCACTGCGCCGAAATATAGATAACAGCGGTAAAAAAGATCAGATTGTTTTTATCAGTTTTGGCTGGAAAACCATTCTTGCTGCGCATAAAGAATTCCCCGATAACAAATGCTACTGGCTGAGCTCCGTAAAACCGGGATTAAAGAAAAAAATGGAACAGGCAGCGGAAGAAGAACTGGCGGGCGTTAACTTAAAACACTCCGTTATCGACGAGGAAATAATGGCACACGCCAAAGCGCTGGATATGGAAGTACTTACCTGGACTGTTGACGATCCGGAAGAAGCCCAACGCCTTACCGATATTGGCGTTGCCGGAATTACTACCAATCGACCTAAATGGCTGAAAGAACAGATGAGTAAATAAAAAAAAGGGCCGCCTCATTTCTAAGACAACCCTAATTTTCTGACGTTTTCTGAATACTATTCGCGGTATTCTAACAGCTTTAATTTTCTATGAACATTTCAAAAATAGAAGATAATAGTGTTAAGACAACTAAACGAATTTAAATTATTGTTAAACAAGTTTTATCAATGTTAAAATTGTTAATTTGGATAGCAAACCGTATAAGAAATACAAGAGATTACTGCGAATGATGGTGTGCAACCACCAAATGAAAAGCCTCTTTTCCTATTCGTTTCGATCGTTTGACAGTAAAACCGTTTGCGGGCAAAATAGTATTTAATCCTCCTGCTTTTGAATAGCTTTTAAAATTTTTGTTATGATCGTTACCTGCCAGAAACTCGGCCACTTTACTGCCTACTCCTACATAATTCTTTGGTAAAGGCACGGCGTAATCCAGCACTATAATTTTCTCAGCGATCTTTTTCACCTCGGCAAGAATGACATTATGTAGGCCCGGATCAAACTGGTGCAAAGCCATGGAAAGTATTGCCACATCAAATTTTTGCCCATAAAAACTACTTAAGTCGGTGGCATCGCAAACTACAAATGAAGCATTGGCAATATTTTTCTTTTTGGCTTTGTTTGTTGCATAACGTACCATCGATCCTGAAAGATCAACACCTGTTACCGTTTCAGCCTTTTCTGTTAATTCAAATAGTTGCGCTCCTGTTCCGCAAGCAATATCAATTACGGTATCGCCTTTGTTTATTTCCAATGCTACTCTTCTGCGAAGATTTTTCAAAAGAGGATCAACAATTGTGCTGTATACAAAGCCGGTTTCCAACATCTAATTTATTTTTACTGAGTTAAAAAATTCCCAAATCTCTTCACACCCGTCAATATCCTGATTCGTATTTCCAATCAACTTCGTTGGCAAATATTGCCTTGTTCCCGGCCAGGTATGTCCGCCGTTTTCAATTCGAATATTTACTACCCGTATGTTTGGATCATCGGGATTTTGCCAAACTGTTTTGTAAACGCTACAATCATCAGTTTTAATTATATCAGGTAATTCGCGTGCTTCTGCCAATTCTGAACAGTCATTTTGTTCTTTCCAGAATCGTACGCTTTCATCCACGCTAACAACTTCTCCTCGTTTCTGTTTTAATACCATCACCGGGCCACCGTTATACGGAACCAGCGGATCGGAAGTGCCGCAAATAAAGATCACCGGAACAGGATTTCCCGGAACAGTTGTCTGCTGGTCTTCACTCATATTTGCCGCAACCACACCGATTGCTTTAAAAACTTTCGATCGCTCGATAGCCAGCCGCTGCACCATAAATCCACCATTTGAAATTCCACAGGCAAAAATACGTTCGCTATCAATTGATAATTTTCTATCGAGATCGTCGATCATAGCATCAAAAAAGCCCACGTCGTCGATATTTAATCTCCGGGCAACGGTCAGTGTGTCGCGGTCTCCATCGTTCCACCCTTTCCGATAACCATTCGGATAAACGGCAATAAATCCATCGCGTGCCGCCAGCTCATTAAACCGGTATCGGGTAAATCGTGGCATCCGGCTGGATTTTCCGCCTCCACCATGCAGTATAAAAACGATAGGATAATCTTTCCCTTCCGAATAATTTTTTGGCACAAACAATTCGTAGTTCCGCTCCAGCCCGTCGACTTTAACATGTATTGTTTCCGTCCATCTTTGCGAAAAAGAAAGTTCAGCAAGGAAAATCAACGGTATTGAAAACAGAATTTTGTACATTTCAGGCTATTACTATACTTCATAAACTCTGTGAAGATTTTTTTGTTGTAATCTGTGTTTAAAAATAATTATAATGAAGAACTATCTGATTGTAGGTATCATCTCTTTGCTTTTATTCTCCTCTTTTAAATCCGACAAACCTGCGTACCTTCTTTTTAATAAGAATGGTAAGGCGGTGAAGTACGAAAAAATGCTAAAACAGCTGGAGGATGCAGATATTGTTCTATTTGGCGAACTGCACGACAATCCTATTTCGCACTGGTTACAATTGGAACTTACCAAAGACCTGTACCGGCAAAATGGTAAAAAGCTGGTTTTGGGTGCCGAAATGTTTGAAAGCGATAACCAGGTGATTATGGATGAATACCTTTCAGGAAAAATATCGAACCGGAATTTTGAAGACGAAATACGACTGTGGCCCAATTACAAAACCGATTACAAACCACTGGTAGAATTTGCCAAAGACAGTGGTCTATATTTCGTAGCAACTAATGTTCCACGTCGGTATGCATCGCTGGTAAACAAGCAGGGTTTCGAGGGATTAGACGATCTGTCTGATGAAGCCAAAACTTTTTTGCCACCACTTCCGGTGCCTTACGATTCAACACTTAACTGTTATGCCAGTATGATGAAAATGGAAGGAATGGGTAGCCACGTTACTGCAAACTTTCCTAAAGCGCAAGCCATAAAAGATGCGACTATGGCCCATTTTATTCTTAAAAACTGGGAGCCGGGAAAAATACTATTGCATTACCACGGAGCTTATCATTCAGAAAATTTTGAGAGTATATACTGGTACTTAAAACACGAAAACCCTGAACTGAAAATTGTTACCATACACTCCGTTTTGCAAGATGATATTTCGGAACTTACTGAGGAAAATACCGGCGCTGCCGATTTTACAATTTGCGTGGATGAAGATATGACGCGAACACGATAAAAAAAAAGCAGGGGTTTGGTTCCTGCTTTATGAATTTCGTGTGACCGGAGAATTTTTTAATTCTCGTTTATTGCTTTTTTAAAGCTCTCGCAAGTTATATCAGTAAAGGCAAAAAGTAAATACCTAATATTGGGTATTTTTGCATACCTTCAATGTCTCTAAGTTTTTTACAAAGCTTTAGAAAAACATGGATGAAAAGAGTATAGATAAGATTAGAAAAGCCTGGGAGCCCAATAAAATTGTGCATCCGGTAAAAAGTGAATTATACCTGAACATTATTGAGCAAATTGCTAATCTCTTTTCTGCCGGAAGTTTTTATTACTACATTATAAACTTCGACACTTACCTGATGGAGCATGTTGACCCACGTATTGAAAGTGTTTTAGGGCTAAAAACCAAAGATTGGAGCCTGGATAAATTGTTTGAACTGGTACATCCTGAAGACCTGAAACAAATGCACCGTAAAGAAGAAAAA
It includes:
- a CDS encoding lysophospholipid acyltransferase family protein, with product MSKKKKQNRKSSDLFKHPGKWAVVLLLKAIAMLPFGFLYLFSDVFYFFIKGVIKYRNEVITDNLKHAFPEKSKKEIFLLRNRFYRYFCDVSLESIKLYHLSEEQLKQRVQFSGTEKLNELAEKRNGAILLAFHYNNWEWSSALQQELRCRLLMVYNKMRDNEAMDGFLQNAREKWGGEAVQMGRAAKVTFQYFAKKGPVVVGLIADQSALASSQMWAMFMNREAAFFPGPVKIARKTNQPVFFQHAIRLGRGKYEYKYTLLVDEPAKIDENEILIRYIEKMEEVIKTNPEYYLWSHKRWKHKRPEGKALIQ
- a CDS encoding class I SAM-dependent methyltransferase, whose translation is MLETGFVYSTIVDPLLKNLRRRVALEINKGDTVIDIACGTGAQLFELTEKAETVTGVDLSGSMVRYATNKAKKKNIANASFVVCDATDLSSFYGQKFDVAILSMALHQFDPGLHNVILAEVKKIAEKIIVLDYAVPLPKNYVGVGSKVAEFLAGNDHNKNFKSYSKAGGLNTILPANGFTVKRSKRIGKEAFHLVVAHHHSQ
- a CDS encoding alpha/beta hydrolase family esterase translates to MYKILFSIPLIFLAELSFSQRWTETIHVKVDGLERNYELFVPKNYSEGKDYPIVFILHGGGGKSSRMPRFTRYRFNELAARDGFIAVYPNGYRKGWNDGDRDTLTVARRLNIDDVGFFDAMIDDLDRKLSIDSERIFACGISNGGFMVQRLAIERSKVFKAIGVVAANMSEDQQTTVPGNPVPVIFICGTSDPLVPYNGGPVMVLKQKRGEVVSVDESVRFWKEQNDCSELAEARELPDIIKTDDCSVYKTVWQNPDDPNIRVVNIRIENGGHTWPGTRQYLPTKLIGNTNQDIDGCEEIWEFFNSVKIN
- a CDS encoding ChaN family lipoprotein, translated to MKNYLIVGIISLLLFSSFKSDKPAYLLFNKNGKAVKYEKMLKQLEDADIVLFGELHDNPISHWLQLELTKDLYRQNGKKLVLGAEMFESDNQVIMDEYLSGKISNRNFEDEIRLWPNYKTDYKPLVEFAKDSGLYFVATNVPRRYASLVNKQGFEGLDDLSDEAKTFLPPLPVPYDSTLNCYASMMKMEGMGSHVTANFPKAQAIKDATMAHFILKNWEPGKILLHYHGAYHSENFESIYWYLKHENPELKIVTIHSVLQDDISELTEENTGAADFTICVDEDMTRTR
- a CDS encoding glycerophosphodiester phosphodiesterase, whose product is MKTTLALIFLLTGINTIAQNTFIAHRGASYLAPENTVASAKLAWELGADAVEVDVHLSKDNRVMVIHDKDTKRTCGGKTNLTIAKTPSTLLRDLDAGSWKGEEFKGEKLPFLSEIIETVPEGKTLVVEIKAGGDEIIPALRRNIDNSGKKDQIVFISFGWKTILAAHKEFPDNKCYWLSSVKPGLKKKMEQAAEEELAGVNLKHSVIDEEIMAHAKALDMEVLTWTVDDPEEAQRLTDIGVAGITTNRPKWLKEQMSK